One genomic segment of Paraburkholderia hospita includes these proteins:
- a CDS encoding EthD domain-containing protein, whose amino-acid sequence MISYFLTACDHTSPAGADAFAELRTELALIPSLRFAELHRPAAVETYHRDGAAPRAAMRFVFESIEALESQLMPRGRLHTLVRSSLWRHIAGEQMTQQAMLTRTFLPLRNIPRDVDGEHACSYLVHYPGQAEDFNAWLGYYVRHHPQIMLDYPGVMQVQVFTRLDWCDAMPFERAAYMQRNQLTFPSIDALMRALDSPVRARMRADNENFPTFSGGAKHFAMHTSFVSGL is encoded by the coding sequence ATGATTTCCTACTTCCTGACCGCTTGCGACCACACATCGCCGGCGGGGGCGGACGCCTTTGCCGAGTTGCGCACGGAGCTTGCGCTCATACCGTCTCTGCGTTTTGCCGAATTGCACCGACCGGCCGCCGTCGAAACCTACCATCGCGATGGCGCGGCGCCGCGGGCCGCGATGAGATTCGTATTCGAATCGATCGAGGCGCTCGAGTCTCAGCTCATGCCACGTGGCCGACTGCACACGCTCGTGCGCTCCTCGCTATGGCGACATATCGCGGGTGAGCAAATGACCCAGCAGGCAATGCTCACGCGGACCTTCCTGCCGCTGCGAAATATTCCGCGAGACGTGGACGGCGAACACGCATGCAGCTACCTCGTGCATTACCCGGGGCAAGCGGAGGACTTCAATGCGTGGCTCGGCTACTACGTCCGTCACCATCCGCAGATCATGCTCGATTATCCCGGCGTGATGCAGGTCCAGGTCTTCACACGGCTCGACTGGTGCGATGCGATGCCTTTCGAACGGGCCGCATACATGCAGCGCAACCAGCTCACCTTCCCGTCGATCGACGCGCTGATGCGTGCGCTCGATTCGCCTGTGCGTGCGCGCATGCGGGCCGACAACGAGAACTTTCCCACATTCTCTGGCGGCGCGAAGCACTTTGCAATGCATACGTCTTTCGTAAGCGGGCTCTGA
- a CDS encoding asparaginase, translating into MSDDQVQERMASKTVERGNAPRSRPRIAVIGTGGTFAMHGRHRFDWIEYADSGVIHPIDDLLQRLGELAPHAEIVPVPFRSLGSVSLRPQDWLELARLIRDTAQNDPAVTGFVITHGTATLEETAWFLDLVLDLDQPVVLTGAQRPANTDGSDAAANLRGAVAVAAAPESRGAGVLVAMSGLFFAARDVTKAASFELAAFEAPPYGPLGRIDADATVVWRRRIVCDERSLRHVARFACVLDASPPIELPRVDIAMSYAGADGAAIEAFVAAGARGIVSAGLAPGRPAAGERGALRDAVEAGVVVVQATRSPRGVVPKQRFLAADGILAGGDLSPQKLRIALMLILASCLGAKVESDSVQEALLEL; encoded by the coding sequence ATGAGCGACGATCAGGTGCAGGAGCGAATGGCGTCGAAGACGGTCGAGCGCGGAAACGCGCCTCGCAGCCGTCCGCGCATTGCGGTGATAGGCACGGGCGGCACGTTTGCGATGCATGGCAGGCATCGGTTCGACTGGATCGAGTACGCGGACAGCGGCGTCATTCATCCGATCGACGATCTGCTGCAACGTCTGGGTGAACTTGCGCCGCATGCGGAGATCGTGCCTGTCCCGTTTCGGAGTCTGGGCAGCGTGTCGCTGCGTCCGCAGGATTGGCTCGAACTGGCCAGGTTGATCCGCGATACGGCGCAAAACGATCCTGCGGTGACGGGTTTCGTGATCACCCACGGTACGGCGACGCTCGAAGAGACGGCGTGGTTTCTCGACCTCGTGCTCGATCTCGATCAGCCCGTCGTGTTGACGGGCGCACAGCGTCCCGCGAACACGGACGGCAGTGATGCCGCGGCCAATCTGCGCGGCGCCGTTGCCGTTGCCGCCGCGCCAGAATCGCGGGGTGCGGGTGTGCTCGTCGCGATGAGTGGCCTGTTCTTTGCAGCGCGCGACGTCACCAAGGCGGCGAGTTTCGAACTCGCGGCATTCGAGGCTCCGCCGTATGGCCCGCTAGGCCGGATCGACGCGGATGCCACGGTGGTCTGGCGCAGGCGCATCGTGTGCGACGAGCGGTCGCTTCGGCACGTCGCGCGTTTTGCGTGCGTTCTCGATGCTTCGCCGCCGATTGAATTGCCGCGGGTCGATATCGCCATGTCATATGCGGGTGCGGACGGCGCGGCAATCGAGGCGTTCGTCGCGGCGGGTGCACGCGGCATCGTTTCCGCGGGCCTTGCACCGGGACGTCCCGCCGCCGGAGAGCGCGGGGCGCTGCGCGACGCGGTGGAGGCGGGCGTGGTAGTCGTGCAGGCAACGCGCTCTCCGCGTGGCGTGGTGCCGAAGCAGCGTTTTCTCGCAGCCGATGGAATACTCGCGGGTGGCGATCTCTCGCCGCAGAAATTGCGTATCGCGTTGATGCTGATACTCGCTTCCTGCCTTGGCGCGAAAGTGGAGAGTGATTCTGTGCAGGAAGCGTTGCTCGAGCTTTGA
- a CDS encoding dihydroorotate dehydrogenase electron transfer subunit, translating into MNTLSTDPNAPRDSAITDPSRARVIALCPDRANADTGQTCRTAPTIAENQCEVRSNAWVNAEYKHLVLTAPGLALTACAGQFFHLACPASNDDSPYLRRPMSIYCVNAEDGRIEFLYKVQGAGTRGLAQLQPGDTLDALGPLGKGFELPASSEPAHVLLLGRGVGLATMAPLAQQAISAGARVTAILSARSQALMMSADFLQATGADVITVTDDEQTSDVVQVESIIRRVYERRRITYAATCGSNRLLVMLQRVASQLNIPGQVALEQRMGCGYGACYACVRPFRKEPGSEELSYRRVCWEGPVFDLQETTSW; encoded by the coding sequence ATGAACACACTTTCGACAGACCCGAATGCGCCGCGAGACAGTGCGATAACCGACCCGTCGCGTGCGCGCGTGATCGCGTTGTGTCCGGACCGCGCGAACGCGGATACGGGCCAGACATGCCGGACTGCGCCGACGATTGCGGAGAACCAGTGCGAAGTGCGCTCGAACGCATGGGTCAATGCGGAGTACAAGCATCTCGTGCTGACGGCGCCCGGGCTTGCGCTGACGGCGTGCGCTGGACAGTTCTTTCATCTCGCGTGTCCCGCGTCTAACGACGACTCACCGTACCTTCGCCGGCCGATGAGCATCTACTGCGTGAATGCAGAAGACGGCCGCATCGAATTTCTCTACAAGGTGCAAGGCGCGGGAACACGCGGCCTCGCGCAGCTTCAGCCAGGCGATACGCTCGATGCATTGGGGCCGCTCGGGAAAGGGTTCGAGCTTCCCGCATCGTCGGAGCCCGCGCACGTGCTGCTGCTTGGCCGTGGCGTCGGCCTCGCGACGATGGCGCCGCTCGCTCAGCAGGCGATCTCAGCGGGTGCCCGCGTGACGGCAATTCTCAGTGCGCGCAGCCAGGCGTTGATGATGTCGGCAGACTTTCTGCAAGCGACAGGCGCGGATGTCATCACAGTCACCGATGACGAGCAGACCAGCGACGTCGTTCAGGTCGAAAGCATCATCCGGCGGGTCTACGAGCGCAGGCGCATCACCTACGCCGCCACATGCGGTTCGAACCGGCTGCTCGTCATGCTGCAACGCGTGGCTTCGCAATTGAACATCCCCGGGCAGGTCGCGCTAGAGCAGCGCATGGGTTGCGGCTACGGCGCCTGCTACGCATGCGTGCGGCCATTTCGCAAAGAGCCGGGTTCCGAAGAGCTCAGCTACCGCCGCGTGTGCTGGGAAGGCCCCGTCTTCGATCTTCAGGAAACGACATCATGGTAG
- a CDS encoding porin, protein MTPIIGGFQFEVMGAPRGVTTPGYPEAYFEGAQLEYLNGPLYLGVFYDVIHTDPTASLPSVKNKWLGAGAMYNFSGVRLSYEFNMTVPDYPGYFIATTHMIGVNAPQGTNDVKFSVVYRNVAGKAAANSWALGLGYDYNLSKVTALYARLGYVINQKHAIATLANGSLSQPGDDQSVIAIGIRKRF, encoded by the coding sequence ATGACGCCGATTATCGGCGGGTTCCAGTTTGAAGTGATGGGCGCACCGCGAGGCGTCACGACGCCCGGCTATCCTGAAGCGTACTTCGAGGGCGCGCAACTCGAATATCTGAACGGACCGCTATATCTCGGCGTGTTCTATGACGTCATCCATACGGACCCGACAGCAAGTTTGCCTTCGGTGAAGAACAAATGGCTCGGTGCCGGCGCGATGTACAACTTTAGCGGTGTGCGATTGTCGTATGAGTTCAACATGACGGTGCCGGATTACCCAGGCTACTTCATAGCCACGACACATATGATTGGCGTGAACGCGCCCCAGGGGACCAACGACGTCAAGTTCTCTGTGGTCTATAGAAACGTCGCGGGCAAGGCCGCGGCCAATTCGTGGGCGCTAGGGCTCGGCTACGACTACAACCTGTCGAAAGTGACGGCGCTCTATGCCCGCCTCGGCTATGTCATCAACCAGAAGCATGCGATCGCTACGCTGGCGAACGGATCGTTGAGCCAGCCGGGTGACGATCAAAGCGTGATTGCGATCGGTATCCGCAAACGCTTCTGA
- a CDS encoding dihydroorotate dehydrogenase: MVDLSVNIGSLALANPVMPASGTFAEGTSQIFDLNCLGAIVTKTITHDVREGVPPPRVAEFRDATLFSIGIPSKGSDYYIEQTVPYYRRYSPPLVASISANTIEEFGRLAAKISVPGVAAIEANVSCPNLKKNGQAFGMDPDATWQVVKAMKSATSLPVWPKMTPNAGNVVEVALAAEDAGADALVVSNAILAMAIDVETFRPRVANVMGGLTGAATRPIMLRIAYQCVQTVKIPVIGCGGIATAADALEFLLAGCSAVQVGTANFVSPTAMPRLIDDLTEWCKRHGVAKLTDIIGAVKMHEPVDLQQRVAL; this comes from the coding sequence ATGGTAGACCTCAGCGTCAATATCGGCTCGCTTGCGCTGGCCAATCCCGTCATGCCGGCGTCGGGCACGTTCGCCGAAGGCACGTCGCAGATATTCGACCTCAACTGCCTGGGTGCGATCGTTACGAAGACGATCACCCATGACGTGCGCGAAGGCGTTCCGCCGCCGCGCGTTGCGGAGTTTCGCGACGCGACACTCTTTTCGATCGGCATTCCCAGCAAGGGCAGCGACTACTATATCGAACAGACGGTGCCGTACTACCGGAGGTACAGTCCGCCACTTGTCGCCAGCATCTCGGCGAACACGATCGAAGAGTTCGGCAGGCTCGCCGCAAAAATCAGTGTGCCGGGCGTCGCTGCGATCGAGGCGAATGTGTCGTGCCCGAACCTGAAGAAGAACGGTCAGGCGTTCGGCATGGACCCCGACGCCACCTGGCAGGTCGTCAAGGCGATGAAGTCGGCGACCTCGTTGCCTGTCTGGCCGAAGATGACGCCGAATGCGGGCAACGTCGTCGAAGTCGCGCTTGCTGCCGAAGACGCGGGTGCGGATGCCCTGGTCGTCAGCAACGCGATCCTCGCGATGGCCATCGATGTCGAGACTTTCCGCCCTCGCGTGGCGAATGTCATGGGTGGGCTGACGGGCGCGGCCACGCGGCCGATCATGCTACGGATCGCTTACCAGTGCGTGCAGACCGTGAAGATTCCCGTCATCGGATGCGGAGGCATTGCGACCGCTGCGGACGCGCTCGAGTTTCTGCTGGCGGGCTGCAGCGCGGTGCAGGTCGGCACCGCCAATTTCGTTTCCCCAACGGCGATGCCGCGTTTGATCGACGATCTGACCGAGTGGTGCAAGCGGCATGGCGTGGCCAAGCTCACCGACATTATCGGTGCAGTGAAGATGCATGAGCCTGTCGATCTTCAGCAACGGGTGGCGCTATGA
- a CDS encoding amidohydrolase, with protein sequence MSNLNEAERDVIARIEPHRALCTHLSDRLWDLAETAYAEHVSADLQIRELTRHGFRVTRGIAGIPTAFVAEWGEGGPVVGLLGEYDALPQLSQAAGVPNRMPAASGGNGHGCGHNLLGGAALLAALAVRDHLRDAGIAGRIRYYGCPAEEGGAGKTFMTRAGVFDDVDAALTWHPASIYAIDAMSTLATLHVRFTFSGRAAHAAAAPHLGRSALDAVALMNVAANYLREHVPSDARLHYAIHDTGGRAPNVVQARAEVVYQIRAPELDVVRSIHARLLQIAEGAAMMTETTISARVEKAMSNMRPNPVLSDLMHARMQALGPVPFDDDDRAFARQMQKAISREEARASLVIFGAEQLKGELHDAVLPAERMPPVLAASTDVGDISWVVPTARCLVPCFALGTPFHSWQLVAQGKSSLAHKGMTHTAKVLAVTATALYHDPATLAAAKHALQEQTADAAYRCPIPPDVEPPIVSLVADQAPRGTLRGAFPSQYAGVQS encoded by the coding sequence ATGTCGAACCTGAACGAAGCAGAACGGGACGTGATCGCTCGCATCGAGCCTCACCGCGCGTTGTGTACACATCTTAGCGACAGGCTTTGGGACCTTGCGGAAACGGCCTACGCTGAACACGTTTCCGCTGACCTTCAGATCAGGGAGCTGACGCGCCACGGGTTTCGGGTGACCCGTGGCATTGCGGGCATTCCAACGGCCTTCGTCGCCGAATGGGGCGAAGGCGGGCCGGTCGTCGGTCTGCTAGGCGAATACGATGCGTTGCCTCAGCTGAGTCAAGCCGCGGGCGTGCCGAACCGGATGCCCGCCGCGAGTGGAGGCAACGGTCACGGTTGTGGTCACAATCTGCTGGGCGGAGCCGCGCTTCTTGCCGCGCTGGCGGTGCGCGATCATCTGCGCGACGCAGGCATCGCGGGACGCATCCGCTATTACGGTTGTCCCGCTGAAGAGGGCGGCGCGGGCAAGACTTTCATGACACGTGCCGGTGTGTTCGACGATGTCGACGCTGCATTGACGTGGCACCCGGCCAGCATCTATGCGATCGACGCGATGTCGACGCTGGCTACACTGCATGTGCGCTTCACGTTTTCCGGGCGTGCAGCTCATGCGGCCGCCGCGCCGCATCTCGGACGCAGTGCGCTCGACGCAGTGGCGCTGATGAACGTGGCAGCCAACTATCTGCGCGAGCATGTGCCGTCCGATGCTCGACTGCATTACGCGATTCACGATACGGGCGGCCGGGCGCCCAACGTCGTGCAGGCTCGCGCCGAGGTGGTCTACCAGATACGCGCGCCCGAACTCGACGTCGTGCGGTCCATTCACGCGCGTTTGCTGCAGATCGCAGAGGGCGCTGCGATGATGACCGAGACGACGATCAGCGCGCGTGTGGAGAAGGCGATGTCGAATATGCGTCCGAACCCGGTGCTCTCGGATCTGATGCATGCACGCATGCAGGCACTGGGACCCGTGCCTTTCGACGATGACGACCGTGCTTTTGCGCGTCAGATGCAGAAGGCGATCTCGCGGGAAGAAGCGCGTGCAAGCCTCGTCATCTTCGGCGCTGAGCAGTTGAAAGGCGAACTCCACGATGCAGTGTTGCCGGCGGAGCGGATGCCGCCCGTGCTGGCCGCATCCACCGATGTAGGCGACATCAGTTGGGTCGTGCCGACGGCCCGTTGTCTTGTTCCATGCTTCGCGCTCGGCACGCCGTTCCATTCATGGCAACTGGTCGCGCAGGGCAAGTCGTCGCTTGCCCACAAGGGGATGACGCACACCGCGAAGGTGCTTGCCGTCACCGCGACGGCGCTCTATCACGATCCCGCCACGCTCGCGGCGGCGAAGCACGCGCTGCAGGAGCAGACGGCGGATGCCGCGTATCGCTGCCCGATACCGCCCGACGTCGAGCCGCCAATCGTCAGCCTCGTCGCTGATCAAGCGCCGCGTGGGACCTTGCGCGGTGCGTTTCCCTCGCAGTATGCAGGAGTTCAATCGTGA
- a CDS encoding EthD family reductase gives MQFSYLVTFHHPDPSARISDEDWQRVRACVDKTPALSRARLYTPSAAKDYYTDDGPSPLFAMQLDFERLADLESAICPGGHLQRLASDAYPSLDACTVEQQVMARRPFPVLDPHAQVPVGALPCQFLVHYPGRAENFDEWLDYYLSHHPQIMKHFEGVREIEIFTRVDWVDAMPWKRVHYMQRNKLMFDSAEAITRAMNSPVRHQMRADFEKFPPFEGSNIHHPMWAETLYPPKRPVEP, from the coding sequence ATGCAATTCTCCTATCTCGTCACGTTCCACCATCCTGACCCGAGTGCGCGCATCAGCGACGAGGACTGGCAACGTGTCCGCGCGTGCGTCGACAAGACGCCAGCATTGAGTCGCGCGCGGCTATATACACCATCCGCGGCGAAGGACTATTACACCGACGACGGCCCGTCGCCGCTCTTCGCCATGCAACTCGATTTCGAAAGACTGGCGGATCTGGAGTCGGCGATCTGTCCCGGCGGACACCTGCAACGACTCGCGAGCGACGCGTACCCAAGCCTCGATGCATGTACGGTCGAGCAGCAGGTCATGGCGAGGCGGCCTTTCCCCGTGCTCGATCCGCACGCACAGGTGCCGGTGGGCGCGCTGCCTTGTCAGTTTCTCGTTCACTATCCGGGTCGCGCTGAGAACTTCGACGAATGGCTTGACTACTATCTGTCGCATCATCCGCAGATCATGAAGCACTTCGAAGGCGTGCGCGAAATCGAGATCTTCACGCGCGTGGATTGGGTCGACGCGATGCCGTGGAAGCGTGTGCATTACATGCAGCGCAACAAGCTGATGTTCGATAGTGCCGAAGCGATCACGCGCGCAATGAATTCGCCCGTCAGACATCAAATGCGCGCGGACTTCGAGAAGTTTCCGCCATTCGAGGGCAGCAATATCCATCATCCGATGTGGGCAGAAACGCTTTATCCACCAAAGCGCCCGGTCGAACCGTAA
- a CDS encoding porin: MTTCGKTVIAIAIAELIYASNAWAGDSFQILVPDGFVGTSGSVLYGVADAGLQYSHAGSNNVLGMESGAGATSRFGFFGVEQLGGGLSLRFNLESAIKLTNGTAGGTTAQNESTFFSREANVALVSNDWGRLKLGRQYPTELSLALDPFYGVGAFSPYGSLAALSSDLGAADDNRRLPDQQCSRVHDADYRRVPV; encoded by the coding sequence ATGACAACGTGCGGGAAGACCGTCATCGCCATCGCCATCGCGGAACTGATCTATGCATCGAACGCATGGGCGGGTGACTCGTTTCAGATTCTCGTGCCCGACGGATTCGTCGGGACAAGCGGAAGTGTCCTGTATGGCGTGGCCGATGCGGGCCTGCAATACAGCCACGCGGGCAGCAACAATGTACTCGGAATGGAAAGCGGCGCGGGCGCGACATCGCGATTCGGTTTTTTCGGTGTCGAGCAGCTTGGCGGCGGCCTGTCATTGCGTTTCAATCTGGAGTCGGCGATCAAGCTGACGAATGGCACGGCAGGCGGTACCACAGCGCAGAACGAAAGCACGTTCTTCAGCCGGGAGGCGAATGTCGCGCTTGTATCGAACGACTGGGGCCGTCTCAAGTTGGGCCGCCAATATCCGACCGAACTTTCTCTGGCGCTCGACCCGTTCTATGGCGTCGGTGCGTTTTCCCCGTATGGGTCGCTCGCGGCGCTCAGTTCCGACCTCGGCGCAGCAGACGACAATCGGCGACTACCGGATCAGCAATGCAGTCGCGTACATGACGCCGATTATCGGCGGGTTCCAGTTTGA
- a CDS encoding non-heme iron oxygenase ferredoxin subunit has translation MNAVIQIMSADARQYVCGDNGWFAIGPLDEVFGARACRGIDLEGVKIGLFRVDDEIHALDDICTHGAALLSDGEFEGHEIECPLHAGLVDVRTGRALSAPISRDTRRHETKIEGDVLFVRMQA, from the coding sequence ATGAATGCGGTGATCCAGATTATGTCCGCCGATGCGCGGCAGTATGTGTGCGGCGACAATGGTTGGTTTGCGATCGGCCCGCTCGACGAAGTCTTCGGCGCGCGCGCGTGTCGTGGCATCGACCTTGAAGGCGTCAAGATCGGACTGTTTCGTGTCGACGACGAGATTCACGCGCTGGACGACATCTGCACGCATGGCGCGGCGTTGCTCAGCGATGGAGAATTCGAAGGGCACGAAATCGAATGTCCGCTGCATGCCGGGCTGGTGGATGTGCGAACGGGCCGCGCGCTTTCCGCGCCCATCTCCCGCGACACACGGCGTCACGAGACGAAGATCGAAGGAGATGTGCTCTTCGTGAGGATGCAGGCATGA
- a CDS encoding LysR family transcriptional regulator: MKIHQLRTLVAISDTGSIRNAAKALELSPAAVTKAMRELEAQAGVPLIVREASGIILTDAGQALLTHARLMIEQLRRAQDEMDRFSGAGRERLTVALPTWVAIGLLGGIMKRFEQEMPDTRLVFYESLLSVAVPKLRDGTLDLSVNRACPPSGRDEFQQVPLFLASYAVVGRAGHPLAKCRTLSQLKGASWVLNRDFTENDAEGDGPFGEFFRRYKPRVHVAHSSTMMIGLITNTDVLSIMPWPLAELLVAKEGLCVLPVTETIPEVEVNLMYRRGTPLSAAAKVFIRSLKDTIIEQANASDPMSKRIFHAVECVLSQ; encoded by the coding sequence ATGAAGATTCACCAACTGCGTACACTCGTCGCGATTTCCGATACCGGAAGCATCCGCAACGCAGCGAAGGCGCTCGAACTTTCCCCGGCGGCTGTCACGAAGGCGATGCGCGAACTCGAAGCGCAAGCGGGCGTGCCGCTGATCGTTCGTGAAGCGTCCGGAATCATTCTGACTGACGCGGGTCAGGCTCTGCTCACGCACGCCCGTCTGATGATCGAGCAGTTGCGGCGGGCGCAAGACGAGATGGATCGCTTCTCCGGAGCGGGCAGAGAGCGGCTGACGGTTGCCCTTCCGACCTGGGTTGCCATCGGGCTGCTCGGCGGCATCATGAAGCGCTTCGAGCAGGAAATGCCCGACACAAGGCTCGTTTTCTACGAGAGCCTGTTGAGCGTCGCGGTGCCGAAGCTGCGTGACGGCACACTTGATCTATCGGTGAATCGCGCCTGCCCGCCTTCAGGCCGCGACGAGTTTCAGCAAGTGCCGCTTTTTCTTGCGAGCTACGCGGTCGTCGGCCGTGCAGGGCATCCGCTGGCCAAATGCCGCACGTTATCGCAACTCAAGGGCGCAAGCTGGGTACTGAATCGCGATTTCACGGAAAACGACGCTGAAGGCGATGGTCCGTTTGGAGAGTTCTTTCGACGCTACAAGCCGCGCGTACACGTCGCCCATTCTTCGACAATGATGATCGGCCTCATCACGAACACCGATGTGCTTTCGATCATGCCGTGGCCGCTCGCAGAGCTGCTGGTGGCCAAGGAAGGGCTGTGCGTGTTGCCAGTGACGGAGACTATCCCCGAGGTGGAAGTAAACCTGATGTACCGGCGTGGCACCCCGTTGAGCGCGGCGGCCAAGGTATTCATTCGAAGCCTGAAAGACACCATTATCGAACAGGCGAATGCATCGGACCCGATGAGCAAACGCATCTTCCATGCGGTCGAGTGCGTGCTGAGCCAATGA
- a CDS encoding amidohydrolase — protein sequence MSQLSDKRVAEVARLVDAKKDASIRLSDEIWAFAETRWQEFQSVDAQIAVLEREGFRVTRNVGGIPTAFSAQWGAGGPVIGFLGEYDALAEMSQVAGAVEPVAACDGGNGHGCGHHLLGAGAMLAAIAARDYLARHDIAGTVRYYGCPAEEGGAGKTYMAREKAFDDLDAALTWHPGPYSGVFKYKSLAVIQMAFRFSGIASHAAASPHLGRSALDAVELMNVGVNFMREHMPSDARVHYAITDAGGYAPNVVQANAEVLYVVRSPELADARQLAARVEQIGRAAALMTDTQVSIEFDRACSNVLRNGVIERLMMDTLEMLGPPPFDAVDQAFASELTQRMTEADLRECIESYRGDPGELGLSLRALSLDDEPGTLTGSSDVGDVSWIVPTTQYLGACYAIGTNMHTWQLVAQGKLPAAHKGLVHAAKVMADAAVQLCVDPAHIEAAKAEFAVQKGGRPYVSPIPPDVQAPPARAASLSSFEKEKV from the coding sequence GTGAGTCAGTTGTCGGATAAACGGGTCGCCGAAGTAGCGCGTCTCGTCGATGCGAAGAAGGATGCGTCGATCAGGTTGTCGGACGAGATCTGGGCGTTCGCCGAAACGCGGTGGCAGGAGTTCCAGTCGGTCGACGCACAGATCGCCGTACTGGAACGCGAAGGATTTCGCGTGACGCGCAACGTAGGCGGCATCCCGACCGCCTTCAGCGCGCAGTGGGGCGCTGGCGGACCCGTCATCGGATTTCTGGGGGAATACGATGCCCTCGCGGAGATGAGCCAGGTGGCAGGCGCCGTCGAGCCCGTGGCCGCATGCGACGGCGGGAACGGCCACGGATGCGGTCATCATCTGCTCGGCGCTGGCGCGATGCTGGCGGCGATCGCCGCACGCGACTATCTCGCGCGCCACGATATTGCGGGCACGGTGCGCTATTACGGTTGCCCTGCTGAAGAAGGCGGCGCGGGCAAGACCTATATGGCGCGCGAGAAAGCGTTCGACGATCTCGACGCCGCGTTGACCTGGCATCCAGGTCCTTATTCGGGCGTGTTCAAGTACAAGTCCCTCGCCGTGATCCAGATGGCGTTCCGGTTCTCGGGCATTGCGTCACATGCGGCCGCGTCGCCACATCTTGGGCGCAGCGCACTCGATGCAGTCGAACTGATGAACGTCGGCGTGAACTTCATGCGCGAGCACATGCCATCTGATGCGCGCGTGCACTACGCGATCACCGATGCAGGCGGATACGCACCGAACGTGGTGCAGGCCAACGCCGAAGTGCTGTACGTCGTCCGGTCGCCGGAACTCGCGGATGCGCGGCAACTGGCGGCACGGGTCGAGCAGATCGGACGCGCCGCCGCATTGATGACTGACACACAGGTGAGCATCGAATTCGATCGCGCGTGCTCGAATGTTTTGCGTAACGGCGTGATCGAGCGGTTGATGATGGACACATTGGAGATGCTGGGGCCACCCCCGTTTGACGCAGTCGACCAGGCGTTCGCAAGCGAACTGACGCAGCGGATGACCGAGGCGGATCTGCGCGAATGCATCGAGTCGTATCGCGGCGATCCGGGCGAACTTGGCCTGAGCCTGCGCGCGCTGTCGCTCGACGACGAGCCGGGCACGCTGACGGGCTCGAGCGATGTCGGCGACGTGAGCTGGATCGTGCCGACTACGCAGTACCTCGGCGCCTGCTACGCGATCGGCACCAACATGCACACGTGGCAGCTGGTCGCGCAGGGCAAGTTGCCGGCGGCGCACAAGGGTTTGGTGCACGCAGCCAAAGTCATGGCCGACGCGGCCGTCCAGTTGTGCGTCGACCCGGCGCATATCGAGGCCGCGAAGGCCGAATTCGCAGTTCAAAAGGGCGGGCGTCCATACGTCAGCCCGATTCCTCCCGATGTGCAGGCGCCGCCCGCGAGAGCGGCGAGCCTTTCCTCATTCGAAAAAGAGAAGGTCTGA